A region of Deltaproteobacteria bacterium DNA encodes the following proteins:
- the lptF gene encoding LPS export ABC transporter permease LptF translates to MKIISKYILREILTPFGITVLVFTLIFLIGNLMQLIEMIVQKGVGLWDIARLLGYTLPFLFVYIIPMAFFISILLGFLRLSSDNEVTALKASGVGFFQLLPPVFTLSLIAYFLTSFMAMVAQPWGEHSLKNLIFNLAVVQAKITLKERVFNDEFKDLVFYIQKVSSEGQMEDIFIFDHRQKDVPQTIVSKKGWLIPNPKERSLNLHLEDGIIYNVTLSSKSAQNINFKTYDLILPLEQMISAQEKRERSETEMYLHELKEKIRKTSPGEKKYYIYQIEYYKKFSLPFSCLVFGMIAFPLGLQSRLSGRAWAVVFGGTVFFIYYLILSLAFSLGEKGSLPPMIGLWLPNLIVGSLGGYMFWITWKEKEMRWMTALNTLIDRIKELGKKGRR, encoded by the coding sequence ATGAAAATCATTTCCAAGTATATTTTAAGAGAAATCCTGACCCCCTTCGGGATTACCGTCCTGGTTTTTACGCTGATCTTCCTGATCGGGAATTTGATGCAGTTGATTGAAATGATCGTTCAGAAAGGGGTGGGACTTTGGGACATTGCCCGATTGTTGGGGTATACCCTTCCCTTTCTTTTTGTCTATATTATCCCCATGGCCTTTTTTATTTCCATTCTGCTGGGTTTTTTAAGATTATCCAGCGACAACGAGGTCACCGCCCTGAAGGCTTCCGGAGTTGGTTTTTTCCAACTCCTCCCACCGGTCTTTACCTTGAGCCTGATCGCCTATTTCCTGACCAGTTTTATGGCTATGGTGGCCCAACCCTGGGGCGAGCACTCTCTAAAAAATTTGATCTTTAATCTGGCCGTGGTCCAGGCCAAAATAACCTTAAAAGAACGGGTCTTCAATGACGAGTTTAAGGATCTGGTTTTTTATATTCAAAAGGTCAGTTCCGAAGGACAAATGGAAGATATTTTTATTTTCGACCACCGTCAAAAGGATGTCCCCCAAACCATCGTCTCTAAAAAAGGTTGGCTGATCCCCAATCCCAAGGAACGGTCCCTTAACCTGCATCTGGAAGACGGAATCATTTACAATGTAACACTGAGTTCCAAAAGCGCCCAAAATATCAATTTTAAGACCTACGATCTGATCTTGCCTCTGGAACAGATGATATCGGCCCAGGAAAAAAGGGAAAGATCGGAGACCGAAATGTATCTCCATGAGCTGAAAGAAAAGATCCGAAAGACTTCACCGGGGGAGAAAAAATATTATATTTATCAAATAGAATACTATAAAAAATTCAGTCTCCCTTTTTCCTGCCTCGTTTTTGGTATGATCGCCTTCCCCCTGGGACTCCAATCCCGCTTATCCGGAAGGGCCTGGGCTGTGGTCTTTGGGGGGACCGTCTTTTTTATTTATTACCTGATCCTGTCCCTGGCCTTTAGTCTGGGGGAAAAGGGCAGCTTGCCCCCTATGATCGGGTTATGGCTTCCCAATCTCATTGTCGGAAGCCTGGGCGGCTATATGTTCTGGATTACCTGGAAAGAAAAAGAAATGCGCTGGATGACGGCTCTCAACACTTTAATCGACCGGATAAAAGAATTAGGGAAGAAAGGCCGAAGGTAA
- the lpxK gene encoding tetraacyldisaccharide 4'-kinase, protein MERHSRIKQLLFPLIWFGSVLYGSGVRFRLALFRFHLLPIRRLPLKVISLGNLTAGGTGKTPHAALLALYLQRKGIKVAILSRGYRGTKSNTGAVISDGRSLLGTVAEGGEEPYLLAQKLPGVPVVIGKDRYRAGMLCARKWQTEWVILDDGFQHLRLRREIDILLWPAHQPFGSEGLLPLGLLREPKKEIRRADGILITHSERLDPSRRKDLVEQIRFQTPATPVFFSEHKPMVLWRYPDQKVFHPAWLGGKRLLAFCGLADPESLRFSLQQLGADPVRLVQFPDHHFYREKDKRAMEKQSRSLEIDLLVTTEKDALKLGQWEAADLQVLVLGIEVEIQGPAFWEWLDQKIGMRREA, encoded by the coding sequence ATGGAGAGACATTCCCGGATAAAACAACTGCTGTTTCCCCTGATCTGGTTTGGGTCCGTTTTATATGGATCAGGGGTGCGGTTTCGTTTGGCCCTTTTTCGCTTCCATCTCCTGCCGATTCGCCGCCTGCCCCTGAAGGTGATCAGCCTGGGTAATCTGACGGCCGGCGGTACCGGAAAGACCCCCCATGCGGCCTTGCTGGCCCTTTATTTACAAAGAAAAGGCATTAAAGTGGCGATCTTAAGCCGCGGCTACCGCGGAACAAAGTCCAATACCGGGGCGGTCATTTCCGATGGAAGGTCTCTACTGGGTACCGTTGCAGAAGGAGGGGAAGAGCCATACTTACTGGCCCAAAAACTACCGGGAGTCCCGGTGGTGATCGGAAAGGATCGCTACCGCGCAGGCATGCTCTGTGCCCGGAAGTGGCAAACCGAGTGGGTTATTCTGGACGACGGCTTTCAACATCTCAGATTAAGGCGGGAGATCGATATCTTACTCTGGCCGGCCCATCAGCCCTTTGGATCCGAAGGGTTACTTCCCTTAGGTCTTCTTCGAGAACCGAAAAAAGAAATCCGAAGGGCCGATGGTATTCTGATCACCCATAGTGAAAGGCTGGACCCTTCCAGGAGAAAGGATTTGGTTGAGCAAATTCGTTTCCAGACTCCCGCCACCCCGGTTTTTTTTTCCGAACACAAACCCATGGTTCTCTGGAGGTATCCTGACCAGAAGGTCTTCCATCCAGCCTGGCTGGGGGGGAAACGGCTTCTGGCTTTTTGCGGACTGGCTGATCCCGAATCCTTGCGTTTCAGCCTGCAGCAACTGGGGGCCGATCCGGTTAGGCTGGTACAATTTCCGGATCATCATTTTTACCGGGAGAAAGACAAAAGGGCAATGGAAAAGCAAAGCCGCTCCTTAGAGATTGATCTGTTGGTAACGACCGAGAAGGATGCCTTAAAGTTGGGGCAATGGGAAGCGGCCGATTTACAGGTCCTGGTTTTGGGGATTGAAGTCGAAATCCAGGGACCGGCATTTTGGGAATGGCTGGATCAAAAGATAGGCATGAGGCGTGAGGCATGA